A stretch of the Ananas comosus cultivar F153 linkage group 14, ASM154086v1, whole genome shotgun sequence genome encodes the following:
- the LOC109720204 gene encoding uncharacterized protein LOC109720204 isoform X3 — protein sequence MSWEILHIPGKPPSSLEHSTVNVVAATIEPKLANTLVRQLNQICLLEDLRHVKRVRRINSEGCQVCCYVKRRMGRTMQALANIIPSTKQVVNAAVIVDSLSSEIIAKATDQTGVPPTSLLKICSNHLTVAGEAHSACSMAEENGLAKQEVLCPPRNWLSHCTHSLKGVACLNPRGWIEQRPYDQKLVNYGSNFSWHPLRHATLVAIENAAARDRKLFPNLGSLVSNRDLNGGLENDSNNGPAKRLKTDKLEDRDRLGEEACSSDSSSEAMRPYLCTGFDIYLVWEPCTMCAMALVHQRIRRVFYAFPNTNGGALASVHRLHGERSLNHHYSVFRILIPENALHELCFNEPCNNSSPQQQM from the exons ATGTCTTGGGAGATCCTTCACATACCGGGGAAGCCTCCTTCCTCCCTCGAACACTCTACAg TCAATGTAGTGGCTGCAACAATCGAGCCAAAACTTGCCAATACACTTGTGAG GCAGTTGAATCAGATATGCCTGCTCGAGGATCTTCGCCATGTGAAGCGAGTGCGGAGGATTAACTCCGAAG GTTGCCAAGTATGCTGCTATGTCAAAAGAAGAATGGGAAGAACAATGCAAGCTTTGGCCAACATCATACCATCCACCAAACAA GTTGTAAATGCTGCTGTTATAGTTGACTCATTGAGTAGTGAAATTATAGCCAAGGCTACTGATCAAACTGGCGTACCTCCTACATCCTTGCTTAAAATCTGCTCAAATCATCTAACTGTTGCCGGAGAAGCACATTCGGCTTGTTCGATGGCTGAGGAAAATGGATTAGCAAAACAAGAAGTGCTTTGCCCTCCAAGGAACTGGCTTTCTCATTGCACTCATTCATTGAAGGGAGTTGCTTGTCTTAATCCTCGAGGTTGGATTGAACAGAGGCCATACGATCAAAAATTGGTGAACTATGGGAGCAACTTTTCGTGGCATCCCTTGAGACATGCTACTCTAGTTGCGATTGAAAATGCTGCAGCAAGGGATAGGAAGCTATTTCCTAATTTAGGTTCTTTGGTGAGTAACAGAGACTTAAATGGTGGTTTGGAGAATGATTCTAATAATGGTCCAGCAAAACGACTAAAGACAGACAAGTTAGAA GATAGGGACAGGTTGGGAGAGGAAGCTTGTAGCAGTGATTCTTCCTCTGAAGCAATGCGGCCTTATCTATGCACTGGCTTTGATATTTACCTTGTTTGGGAGCCATGTACAAT GTGTGCCATGGCCCTTGTTCACCAAAGGATCCGGCGCGTCTTCTACGCCTTCCCGAATACGAATGGCGGCGCATTGGCCAGTGTCCACAGACTACATGGAGAGAGAAGCTTGAATCACCATTACTCAGTTTTCAGGATTTTGATACCTGAAAATGCTCTTCATGAGTTATGTTTTAATGAACCGTGTAATAACTCCTCGCCACAACAacaaatgtga
- the LOC109720204 gene encoding probable inactive tRNA-specific adenosine deaminase-like protein 3 isoform X2 codes for MSWEILHIPGKPPSSLEHSTVNVVAATIEPKLANTLVRQLNQICLLEDLRHVKRVRRINSEGKVELSVILCISRENENVLEVIPSEVLEVVNTYQLRPFIAKVAKYAAMSKEEWEEQCKLWPTSYHPPNNLDGVSGFSVEESQSICNYMKIAIQLTRLSNPGDKVVNAAVIVDSLSSEIIAKATDQTGVPPTSLLKICSNHLTVAGEAHSACSMAEENGLAKQEVLCPPRNWLSHCTHSLKGVACLNPRGWIEQRPYDQKLVNYGSNFSWHPLRHATLVAIENAAARDRKLFPNLGSLDRDRLGEEACSSDSSSEAMRPYLCTGFDIYLVWEPCTMCAMALVHQRIRRVFYAFPNTNGGALASVHRLHGERSLNHHYSVFRILIPENALHELCFNEPCNNSSPQQQM; via the exons ATGTCTTGGGAGATCCTTCACATACCGGGGAAGCCTCCTTCCTCCCTCGAACACTCTACAg TCAATGTAGTGGCTGCAACAATCGAGCCAAAACTTGCCAATACACTTGTGAG GCAGTTGAATCAGATATGCCTGCTCGAGGATCTTCGCCATGTGAAGCGAGTGCGGAGGATTAACTCCGAAG GGAAAGTTGAGTTATCGGTTATCTTATGTATTTCCCGAGAAAATGAAAATGTTTTGGAGGTCATACCGAGTGAAGTACTTGAGGTTGTaaacacctatcaattaagACCTTTCATTGCGAAA GTTGCCAAGTATGCTGCTATGTCAAAAGAAGAATGGGAAGAACAATGCAAGCTTTGGCCAACATCATACCATCCACCAAACAA TCTAGATGGAGTTTCTGGATTTAGTGTGGAGGAGTCACAATCTATCTGCAATTACATGAAGATTGCTATTCAACTGACAAGGTTGAGCAATCCTGGTGATAAG GTTGTAAATGCTGCTGTTATAGTTGACTCATTGAGTAGTGAAATTATAGCCAAGGCTACTGATCAAACTGGCGTACCTCCTACATCCTTGCTTAAAATCTGCTCAAATCATCTAACTGTTGCCGGAGAAGCACATTCGGCTTGTTCGATGGCTGAGGAAAATGGATTAGCAAAACAAGAAGTGCTTTGCCCTCCAAGGAACTGGCTTTCTCATTGCACTCATTCATTGAAGGGAGTTGCTTGTCTTAATCCTCGAGGTTGGATTGAACAGAGGCCATACGATCAAAAATTGGTGAACTATGGGAGCAACTTTTCGTGGCATCCCTTGAGACATGCTACTCTAGTTGCGATTGAAAATGCTGCAGCAAGGGATAGGAAGCTATTTCCTAATTTAGGTTCTTTG GATAGGGACAGGTTGGGAGAGGAAGCTTGTAGCAGTGATTCTTCCTCTGAAGCAATGCGGCCTTATCTATGCACTGGCTTTGATATTTACCTTGTTTGGGAGCCATGTACAAT GTGTGCCATGGCCCTTGTTCACCAAAGGATCCGGCGCGTCTTCTACGCCTTCCCGAATACGAATGGCGGCGCATTGGCCAGTGTCCACAGACTACATGGAGAGAGAAGCTTGAATCACCATTACTCAGTTTTCAGGATTTTGATACCTGAAAATGCTCTTCATGAGTTATGTTTTAATGAACCGTGTAATAACTCCTCGCCACAACAacaaatgtga
- the LOC109720204 gene encoding probable inactive tRNA-specific adenosine deaminase-like protein 3 isoform X1, translating to MSWEILHIPGKPPSSLEHSTVNVVAATIEPKLANTLVRQLNQICLLEDLRHVKRVRRINSEGKVELSVILCISRENENVLEVIPSEVLEVVNTYQLRPFIAKVAKYAAMSKEEWEEQCKLWPTSYHPPNNLDGVSGFSVEESQSICNYMKIAIQLTRLSNPGDKVVNAAVIVDSLSSEIIAKATDQTGVPPTSLLKICSNHLTVAGEAHSACSMAEENGLAKQEVLCPPRNWLSHCTHSLKGVACLNPRGWIEQRPYDQKLVNYGSNFSWHPLRHATLVAIENAAARDRKLFPNLGSLVSNRDLNGGLENDSNNGPAKRLKTDKLEDRDRLGEEACSSDSSSEAMRPYLCTGFDIYLVWEPCTMCAMALVHQRIRRVFYAFPNTNGGALASVHRLHGERSLNHHYSVFRILIPENALHELCFNEPCNNSSPQQQM from the exons ATGTCTTGGGAGATCCTTCACATACCGGGGAAGCCTCCTTCCTCCCTCGAACACTCTACAg TCAATGTAGTGGCTGCAACAATCGAGCCAAAACTTGCCAATACACTTGTGAG GCAGTTGAATCAGATATGCCTGCTCGAGGATCTTCGCCATGTGAAGCGAGTGCGGAGGATTAACTCCGAAG GGAAAGTTGAGTTATCGGTTATCTTATGTATTTCCCGAGAAAATGAAAATGTTTTGGAGGTCATACCGAGTGAAGTACTTGAGGTTGTaaacacctatcaattaagACCTTTCATTGCGAAA GTTGCCAAGTATGCTGCTATGTCAAAAGAAGAATGGGAAGAACAATGCAAGCTTTGGCCAACATCATACCATCCACCAAACAA TCTAGATGGAGTTTCTGGATTTAGTGTGGAGGAGTCACAATCTATCTGCAATTACATGAAGATTGCTATTCAACTGACAAGGTTGAGCAATCCTGGTGATAAG GTTGTAAATGCTGCTGTTATAGTTGACTCATTGAGTAGTGAAATTATAGCCAAGGCTACTGATCAAACTGGCGTACCTCCTACATCCTTGCTTAAAATCTGCTCAAATCATCTAACTGTTGCCGGAGAAGCACATTCGGCTTGTTCGATGGCTGAGGAAAATGGATTAGCAAAACAAGAAGTGCTTTGCCCTCCAAGGAACTGGCTTTCTCATTGCACTCATTCATTGAAGGGAGTTGCTTGTCTTAATCCTCGAGGTTGGATTGAACAGAGGCCATACGATCAAAAATTGGTGAACTATGGGAGCAACTTTTCGTGGCATCCCTTGAGACATGCTACTCTAGTTGCGATTGAAAATGCTGCAGCAAGGGATAGGAAGCTATTTCCTAATTTAGGTTCTTTGGTGAGTAACAGAGACTTAAATGGTGGTTTGGAGAATGATTCTAATAATGGTCCAGCAAAACGACTAAAGACAGACAAGTTAGAA GATAGGGACAGGTTGGGAGAGGAAGCTTGTAGCAGTGATTCTTCCTCTGAAGCAATGCGGCCTTATCTATGCACTGGCTTTGATATTTACCTTGTTTGGGAGCCATGTACAAT GTGTGCCATGGCCCTTGTTCACCAAAGGATCCGGCGCGTCTTCTACGCCTTCCCGAATACGAATGGCGGCGCATTGGCCAGTGTCCACAGACTACATGGAGAGAGAAGCTTGAATCACCATTACTCAGTTTTCAGGATTTTGATACCTGAAAATGCTCTTCATGAGTTATGTTTTAATGAACCGTGTAATAACTCCTCGCCACAACAacaaatgtga
- the LOC109720205 gene encoding uncharacterized protein LOC109720205: protein MVPEEEILRDKEEIRDLKDRLKFIEAKVAFLLSQQSDTCSSQVKEIAGDIILKRSSTSDNSRDGKGASASEQQGFQATETAQPRKRRRLRKSFGQTKCGDETHLK, encoded by the exons ATGGTTCCAGAAGAAGAAATTTTAAGGGATAAAGAGGAAATACGTGATCTTAAAGACAGATTAAAATTCATAGAGGCGAAAGTGGCATTCCTTTTATCCCAACAATCAGATACTTGTTCTTCACAA gTTAAAGAGATTGCTGGTGACATAATTTTGAAGAGATCAAGTACATCAG ATAATAGTAGAGATGGCAAAGGTGCAAGTGCATCGGAGCAGCAAGGATTTCAAGCTACTGAGACTGCCCAACCTCGCAAGCGACGCCGCCTTC GAAAAAGTTTTGGACAGACTAAATGTGGGGATGAAACTCATCTAAAATAA